The Streptosporangium album genome segment AGCGGCATCCAGCCGAGGGACGCGGTCGTCGGCAGGATCGAGAACCTCGACACCATCCAGAGGCTGGTCGACGCCGCCGCGAAGCAACCGGCCTCCAACGAGCTGCTGACCGTGCAGCTCACCACCTCTCTCGTCATCGTCTAGGGACCAGATGCAGTACGTGCTCGGTGTACTGGCGTGTACGCCACTGATGGCCTCCACGATCGCGAAGGCGTGGGACTGGGCCTGGAACGCCAAGTCCCGCTCCATCCTGCCGACTTCCCTGGACCGTTCGCTCACCGTCGTCCAGGCCCTGCTCTGTGCCTGGTTCGTCCTAGCTCCGGCAGTCTGGGCGCTTTTCGCCGTAGCCGCTCTCTACGCGACGATGGGAATCGCGGTCCTGTGGCTTCGGGTGCACAGAGGGCCCGCGGACTGCGGCTGCTGGGGTCGCTCCCGGCCGGGCCGGCTGAGTTTCCGGCTCGCGGCCACGAACCTCGCCCTCGCGGCGGCGGCCGCGGCGGTCACGATGCTGGAAGCGGTGAATCCGGAATTCGCGCTACGGCTCTTCGTGCTGGCCACCGTCGCGATCATCCTGTTCTTCCTCATGGTGGTCGTTCCCGCCTACCGGCCGCTGATCAAGCGTTATCGAGAACTGGCCGACAGGTATCGGCCGTGGGCCGCCGGGTTCCCTCATCTTCGATCCTGATCGCCTGACCTTAGAGAGGAGATCGCGAGAATGTCGATCGCCATCGTGGTGATTGTCGCCGTCTGTCTCGTGTTCACGATCCTTAACATGATCATGACAGCTGTGCTCTTCCGGCAGCTGGGCCTGTTCGTTCTGGGGACCTCGCGCGGCGCCAACGACAGTGGCATCTCGATCGGCCGCAGAGTGCCCAAGACCGAGCTGCCCGACATCCGCACGGGCCAGCCGGTGAATCTGCACGACGGGCGGGGGAAGCTGCTGTTCTTCGGCTCGACCACCTGTGGCGAATGCGCGCAGATCTACCCGGAGATCCTGGACGTGGAGCGTCGTTACGACATTCCCGTGGTGAACATCCTCTTCGGCTCGGACGTGGCCGACCTGTCGCAGTATGTCGAGAAACTCGACCTCAAGGGGGCCACCGTCTTCGCGACCGAGGACATCGCGCAGGCCTACGACGTCGAGGTGAGCCCATTCGCGTTCGTCGTGGACGACCGCGGAATCGTCGTGGCCAAGGGACTGCTCAACAACCGCGGCCGACTCATCGAGATGCTGGCTCCGATCCAGCAGGTGGAATTTCCTGAGGAGACCTTGAATGACATCGAAATTATCGCGCGATGAGAAATTCCAGCTGGGCGCCGCCCGGCTGACCCGGCGCATCGGACGGCGTAAGTTCCTGGGCAGGTCGGGTGCGGTGGCGGCGGCCATCGCCGGGTTCGTCGTCGGGGTCGACGCGGCCCCCGCCTTCGCGCACGGTACGTGCAACCCGCCCCACGGCGCATACTGCCGAGGGTGTGCCGCGAGCTCGGCGTGCCCGAGTGGCTTCGCCACCTGCACCCCCAGCTACAACCGTGGCTGCGGCCTGTGCCCGTACAGCAGCGGCTGGTGGTACACGGGGACGTCGCCCAACCGGCACAAGTGCCGTGACTGCATCTCTACGATTTACGGCCCCATCGGGTGCAGTGCCACCTGGCACTGCGGCTGCAAGTCCACGACCCACTACTGACGAGGGCTGCTCATGACGTACGTATCAGTGGTTCTGGCGGCGATAGCCGGCGTGCTCTCCTTCGGCACCTCTTGAGGCCTCAACGCTGCCGGCACGCTGTATGCGTCGCCTCCGGGTTGGGCTCGTAGTTTCGCGCGCGGACTCGTCCGCGGAGCAGGCATGCTGGCGGTCGTCGTCCTCGTGCTCGCTGCTCTTTCGTGGTCGCTGCCGGTGCGGCAGGAGGTACGGCAGGTGGCGGCCGCGACTGTGGTCGGAGCCTTCATGGTGAGCGAGATTCTGGGCGGAGTCGGGCATCGCAGAATGTCGCTGCGCTGGCTGGTACCGACGACATTGGTCAACGGCAACGATGCAACGGCCGCGATCCGGTGGGGTCGCTCGCTCGGCTTCGGGTTCCTGACCGACGCTCCCTATGCGGTTTTCCATGTGGCGCTGGTCGTCCCTGTTATCTTTGGTCAGGTCGGCGTAAGTCTCGTCGTGGTCATCGCATTCGTTGTGGCTCGCGCGGTTCCTTATCTGATCGCGCCTATCGGGCGTAACGCGTCCTCGATCGGCGACTTCACAATCAGCGGCCGTGCCGTGCTTTTCGACGGCGCACGAATCGTGTCCGCCGCGGCGTTGGCGGCCACATTCGTCTGGATGGTGCTGTGAAGAGACTGATGAACGCGGTGACCGCGATCGTGCTGATCGCGGTCACCGCCGCCTGCGCGCCGAGCGAGGTCGAGCCCACGGCCGCCGACCTGCTGGCACGCCCGCTGGAGGTTCCCCAGGTCCCGCCGGGCGGCGAATGCCCGGTCACCAAGATCATGACGCGTCCCACCTCGCTGGCCGGCGACCTTCTGGGCGACGGCCCGGCGAGACCGGCCATCGAGTCGACGCTGCCCTACATCGGCGATGATCCGGGCACCCTGTTCGCGGGCAGTGGGTGGGGCGGGGAGAAGGTGCTGTGGCTGACCGACCCCGGTCTGATGGGGCCCCTCGTGATCAAGGGGAAGCAGCTGGACGGCGACGGTCCGGTCAAGTTCGACGGCACGGACGGCCGGCCCCTGCTCGACGAGATCGTCATTGCGCCCGACCCGTCGGCCAAGGACTGGCGCGACCGCCCGGGTTACGTCCGCCTGAAGCAGCCCGGCTGTTATGCGTTCCAGGCGGACACCGCCGACGCCACACACGTCATCGTCTTCCGAGCCACAGGACCCGTCGTCTCGTGAGCACTGTTCGTTCCCTGATAGAGCACGACGGCTCGATCTGAATCTGACCCCGGTAACCGGAGTGACCGGCGCCGGCCGTACCGGCCCGGCTCGTGGTTGTCAGAACCACTCTCGGCGGCCTCATCAATCAGTACAGCCAAGCCGGTTGAGAGGAGATCTCCCTCAGCCAGCCGTCGAGCCAGCTCGTTGAACGCCTGCGCGCCATCGCCAATGAGCAATCCCGCCTGGCCAAGCTAGTGATCTGACCGGGAAGGTTCACCGGGTTGCCATTCGCGCTTGGGCCCTGCGGGCAGTTGGATGTGACGACATCCGATCTGGTACGTGGAGGTTCGGTGGCAGAGCCGGTCAAGGTCCGCGGACTGACCGACCAGGAGGGGCAGCGGCTGCAGCAGATCGTGCGCCGGGGCACTACCAGCACGGTGCGCGATGATGCTGCTGGCCTCAGCCGGCGGAAACACCGTGCGAGTGATCGCCCAGCTGGTCCAGGCCGAAGAGGACACGGTGCGCGATGTGATCCACCGATTCAACGAGATCGGACTTGCCTGTCTGGACCCTCAATGAGCGGGAGGCCGCTCCCGCCTGCTCAGCAGTGACGACGAGGACTTCGTCATCCAGACGGCCACCACTCGCCCGCGCAAACTCGGCCAGCCCTTCACCTGCTGGTCGATCCGCAAACTTGCCGCCTACCTGCACAAAGTCCAAGGCCGGACGATCCGCATAGGCCGCGAGGCCTTACGCACCCTGCTCGCCCATCGCGGAATCACTTTCCAGCGCACCAAGACCTGGAAGGAATCCACCGACCCCGACCGCGACGCCAAGCTCGACCGCATCGAGTACGTCATCGAGCACTTCCCCGACCGCGCCTTCGCCTTTGACGAGTTCGGTCCGTTGGGCATCCGCCCTACCGGCGGCAACTGCTGGACCGAGCAAGGCCGGCCCGACCGAGTGGCCGCGACCTACCACCGCACCCACGGCGTCACCTACTTCCACGGCTGCTACTCCATCGGCGCCGACACGATGTGGGGCGTCAACCGCCGCCGCAAGGGCGCGGCCCACACCATTGCGGCGCTGAAGTCGATCCGGGCCGCCCTCCCGGACGGTGCCCCGATCTACGTGATCCTCGACAACCTCTCTGCCCGCAAGGGCGCAAAGATCCGCCGGTGGGCGGAGAAGAACAAGGTCACGCTGTGCTTCACCCCGACCGGTGCCTCCTGGGCGAACCCGGTCGAAGCACACTTTGGACCGCTGCGGCAGTTCATCCTCGCCAACTCCGATGGGGCGGCCGCCCCATCACCGACGCGGCATGACCCAGCACACCGGTAAACGTTCCCGGTCACGGTATTAGAGATGGAAAGTTCACCCATCAAGGAAATCCTTGAGACGCACCACGCCCTGCTGAGTCGGCTGCTGCCCCATGACAAGCCGGACGGTCTCACCGTCCGGCAGGGGCAGTTCCATCATGTGGTGATCGGCTCGGATCGTGTCGTGTGCTTCGCTCGTACCGAGGCGGCAGCTACCCGGCTGCCCGGGCGGGCGGCCGTGCTGCGCGCGCTCACCGGGCTCGACCTCGGCTTCCGCACACCCGAGCCGCTGGTCGAAAGCGACACTCAGGGCACAGACGGGCCGCCGTTCCTGGTACTCAGCCGAATCCCCGGAGCGCCGTTGGAGGGCGACGTGCTCGAACACCCCGAGGTGGCCGATTCGGTGGCGGCGCAGTACTCCACACTGCTGGCCGCGCTGGCCGCGGCGGGCGCTGACGAGGAGATACGAGCGGCGCTGCCGCACGCGCCGGAAGGTGAGTGGCAGGAGTTCGCAACAGACGTCCGCGCAGAGCTGTTCGCGCTCATGTCCGACAATGGGCGTCAGCGCGCCGAGAGGGAGCTCGCGGCGCTCGACAGCCTTCCCCACCTCACCACCGCGGTGGTGCACGGTGACCTCGGTGGCGAGAACGTCCTATGGGAGATCGCCGACGGGCGGCCTCGGCTCAGCGGAGTGGTCGACTGGGACGAGGTCACGCTCGGTGACCCCGCCAATGACCTCGCGGCCGTTGGCGCCAGCTACGGGAAGGACCTGCTGGACCGGGTCCTCGCATTGAGTGGCTGGTCGGGGAACGGCATGGCCGCCCGGATCGCCACGATCCGTAGCACGTTCGCCCTGCAGCAAGCCCTCTACGCGAACCGCGACGGCGACGAGGAAGAACTGGCGGACGGCCTGGCCGGCTACCGCTGAGCGCGTGCCGTTCACTCCTGCGCCGTGACCGTCTTCTCCCGCCACCGCTGGCCGCTATCGGGCAGGGCTGACAGCCGGCCGTAGAAGGGGCAGCAGATGATCAGGTGCAGTGCTCCCAGCCGCTCAACGTCTGGAAGGTCTGGCCGACCGAGTCGGAGAACCTGCCACCCCACTGGACGCACCTGTTGTTGGCGTACGCCCGCACCGGCCCGGCATAGGTCTTGTACTGGCCGCCGTCACGGTAGATGGTGGACGAGCCTTGCACCTGGATGCGTGCCTCGGTGAACGTCGAAGTGCCTGCCCCTCTGTCCTTTATCGCAACGACGCAGTTGTGACCGTTGCTGTTGTTGTAGAGCAGGTAGTACGTGCCCCACGGTGAGTCCGGCATCCGGTCGATGATCCGATAGCCAGACCCGCAGATGCTCTCAGGCGTTGCTGCACTGGCGGGTAGGGCAGGTGTCACAAGGGCCGCGGCGAGCGCGGTCACCACGGCAGCGCGAACGTAGGCACGGGAAGCGGTCATGATGAAAGGTCCTTTCGGTAATTATCCGCAGTGAGAAGCCGTGGGCGATGTGGACGCCTGTGTCGAATAGATTTTGCCGATCGCGAAGATGCACCGGCCCCCGGCGGGCAGCGAACGAGGTCCCGCGTAGTACTTGTACTGGCCGTCGTCGTAGTCCATGGCGCGCTGCTTGCAGGAGCTGGCCGGACTGGTTTCCTCACAGACGATCAGGTAAACCGCCATGAATTTGGAGGCGCCCCAGGTGGAACTGGACGAAACCGTTTTCGCGCAGTTGCGCTTGGTCGCGGAGTCGTAATAGACGTCCAGATGGCCGTATGTCTTAATCGGGATGTGCTCGATGAGCGAGCCGGAGCAGTCAGCGGC includes the following:
- a CDS encoding TlpA family protein disulfide reductase, producing the protein MSIAIVVIVAVCLVFTILNMIMTAVLFRQLGLFVLGTSRGANDSGISIGRRVPKTELPDIRTGQPVNLHDGRGKLLFFGSTTCGECAQIYPEILDVERRYDIPVVNILFGSDVADLSQYVEKLDLKGATVFATEDIAQAYDVEVSPFAFVVDDRGIVVAKGLLNNRGRLIEMLAPIQQVEFPEETLNDIEIIAR
- the vph gene encoding viomycin phosphotransferase, with translation MESSPIKEILETHHALLSRLLPHDKPDGLTVRQGQFHHVVIGSDRVVCFARTEAAATRLPGRAAVLRALTGLDLGFRTPEPLVESDTQGTDGPPFLVLSRIPGAPLEGDVLEHPEVADSVAAQYSTLLAALAAAGADEEIRAALPHAPEGEWQEFATDVRAELFALMSDNGRQRAERELAALDSLPHLTTAVVHGDLGGENVLWEIADGRPRLSGVVDWDEVTLGDPANDLAAVGASYGKDLLDRVLALSGWSGNGMAARIATIRSTFALQQALYANRDGDEEELADGLAGYR